From one Conyzicola nivalis genomic stretch:
- a CDS encoding UvrD-helicase domain-containing protein translates to MTTIVMTSSVNKTDGAIKKKLWAFIEKLSQNDEMLGLHIEPMKNPRDSRVRTGRVDDNFRAVLFRLEGGGAERTYVYMGTWPHDEAIEIACSTVLRINPINGVAELIAEGAPETLTPVDVPASPSVEKPALVSTATPLLESAGITLLDLTDVLGMDPALASRAMAAADENELFGVAEIAPTWQGIALIDLAAGTSVNGVLAALDAEPVVAPERHDDAALIEAMKHPAAQMTFSFVHDNEELRRAIEDDNFAAWKVFLHPEQRRYVDRNYNGPFRLSGGAGTGKTVVLLHRARRLWLENPDARIVLTTFTVNLADNLRRDLRQLDPGVKIAAALGEPGVYVSGVDSLSFGALRENPTEVPAATQAVLGESRTIRGPATSSDRWSSARAASGVADSPNGYLSPTFLEAEYEAIIVPNTITTREEYFTVRRPGRGVALDRAKRDQVWKIVAAYRTLLKMQQSADFSEVAAVAAQLYDGGTVARPADHVLVDEGQDLVPAKWRLIRALTEPSPNDLFIAEDSHQRIYGQPTILSRWAIKIVGRSQRLTLNYRTTAQNLGYAVAVLEAGHYEDLESEDESTAGYRSSRRGPVPLRLGFATLSEELDAVASTLQRWSADDPGGSIAVLVRTNGFADTVTRGLAERDVKAMRVDKGEPPVGAVAVMNMYRAKGTEFSRVCIVGASAESIPNPTTMKSAAAHGDEADALLRERSLLYVAATRARDALMITWTGNPSTLLSE, encoded by the coding sequence ATGACCACCATCGTCATGACCAGCTCGGTCAACAAGACCGACGGCGCTATCAAAAAGAAGCTCTGGGCGTTCATCGAGAAACTCTCCCAGAACGACGAGATGCTCGGCCTGCACATCGAGCCGATGAAAAACCCCAGAGACTCGAGAGTCAGGACCGGCCGCGTAGACGACAACTTCCGGGCCGTCCTCTTTCGCCTTGAAGGTGGGGGTGCGGAGCGGACCTACGTCTACATGGGAACTTGGCCCCACGATGAAGCCATCGAGATCGCGTGTTCGACCGTTCTGCGAATAAACCCGATCAATGGCGTAGCCGAGCTGATTGCAGAGGGTGCCCCGGAAACGTTGACGCCCGTTGACGTGCCTGCTTCTCCTTCTGTGGAAAAGCCGGCCCTCGTGTCGACGGCGACACCCCTGCTCGAGTCCGCCGGGATCACTCTTCTCGACCTCACTGACGTGCTCGGGATGGACCCGGCCCTCGCGTCCCGCGCTATGGCGGCGGCCGACGAGAACGAGCTATTTGGCGTCGCTGAGATCGCGCCGACATGGCAGGGGATCGCGCTGATCGATCTGGCGGCAGGGACCTCTGTCAATGGCGTACTCGCCGCGTTGGATGCGGAGCCGGTAGTCGCGCCTGAGCGCCACGACGATGCGGCACTCATCGAGGCGATGAAGCACCCGGCAGCTCAGATGACGTTCTCATTCGTCCACGACAATGAAGAACTTCGCCGAGCGATTGAAGACGATAATTTCGCCGCATGGAAGGTATTCCTCCACCCCGAACAACGTCGATACGTCGACCGAAACTACAATGGCCCATTCCGGCTTTCAGGTGGTGCAGGGACAGGCAAGACAGTGGTCCTACTCCATCGTGCACGTCGTCTTTGGCTCGAAAACCCGGACGCTCGGATCGTGTTGACAACGTTCACCGTCAACCTGGCTGATAATTTACGCCGAGACCTGCGGCAGCTGGATCCCGGGGTGAAGATCGCAGCAGCTCTCGGCGAGCCTGGAGTTTATGTTTCCGGCGTCGATTCGCTCTCATTCGGTGCGCTTCGTGAAAATCCCACTGAGGTGCCGGCCGCAACGCAGGCGGTGCTCGGTGAGAGCCGAACCATCAGAGGGCCGGCCACCTCCTCGGACCGCTGGTCGAGCGCACGTGCGGCCAGCGGCGTAGCCGACAGCCCCAACGGATACCTCTCGCCCACGTTCTTGGAGGCAGAGTACGAAGCGATCATTGTGCCCAACACCATCACAACCCGCGAGGAGTATTTTACCGTTCGGCGTCCTGGCCGAGGAGTGGCGCTTGACCGGGCGAAGCGGGATCAGGTGTGGAAGATCGTGGCGGCCTATCGCACCCTGTTGAAGATGCAGCAGTCTGCGGACTTCAGTGAGGTTGCAGCCGTCGCTGCTCAGCTCTACGACGGTGGCACTGTTGCGCGTCCTGCCGATCATGTGCTCGTGGATGAAGGCCAAGACCTCGTCCCCGCCAAATGGCGACTAATTCGCGCGCTGACCGAACCGAGCCCAAACGACCTATTCATCGCAGAGGATTCGCATCAGCGCATCTATGGGCAGCCCACTATCCTCTCGAGGTGGGCGATCAAGATTGTCGGGCGCTCGCAGCGGCTGACTCTGAACTATCGGACCACAGCGCAGAACCTTGGCTACGCGGTCGCAGTGCTTGAGGCAGGTCACTACGAAGACCTAGAGTCCGAAGACGAGTCCACTGCTGGGTATCGCTCGTCGAGGCGCGGTCCAGTTCCATTGCGTCTCGGATTCGCGACGCTCTCAGAAGAACTCGATGCGGTCGCGTCCACGCTACAGAGATGGTCCGCCGACGATCCCGGTGGATCAATCGCCGTCCTGGTGCGCACGAATGGATTTGCAGACACAGTCACGCGAGGTCTGGCAGAGCGGGACGTAAAGGCCATGCGGGTGGACAAAGGAGAGCCACCCGTCGGAGCAGTCGCGGTCATGAACATGTACCGGGCCAAGGGCACAGAATTCTCGCGAGTGTGCATAGTCGGGGCGAGTGCTGAGAGCATCCCTAACCCGACCACGATGAAGAGTGCTGCTGCACATGGTGACGAGGCGGATGCACTACTGCGCGAGCGCTCGCTACTCTACGTAGCCGCGACGCGCGCGCGCGACGCTCTGATGATCACGTGGACGGGCAACCCGAGTACGTTGCTGTCGGAGTGA
- a CDS encoding GIY-YIG nuclease family protein gives MNWTVARDELVTAAPVSPLETGVVASSGIYAWWDTRSALASRWPHAFPLVDSSRPLYVGVAAKQSLSSRVVETHLLTTRRSALRCSLSALLSEPLELLPGAVRHPRGGKFGLEKSQESRLTEWMVTNLRVTWVEHSEPGSVEKPIIRDTLPTLNFTYATGSPYRARMKALRMEFRASAPLVWESKDSRAIY, from the coding sequence ATGAACTGGACGGTTGCCCGAGATGAGCTAGTCACCGCGGCGCCCGTTTCCCCACTAGAAACGGGTGTGGTTGCGAGCTCGGGTATCTACGCCTGGTGGGATACTCGCAGTGCGCTCGCCTCGCGCTGGCCCCACGCTTTTCCGCTAGTCGATTCGTCACGACCGTTGTATGTGGGCGTCGCAGCGAAGCAAAGTCTTTCAAGCCGCGTTGTCGAGACGCACTTATTGACGACGCGACGCTCAGCACTCCGATGTTCACTCTCCGCTCTCCTGAGCGAGCCACTGGAACTGCTACCGGGCGCAGTCCGACACCCCCGTGGCGGCAAGTTTGGGCTAGAGAAATCGCAGGAATCCCGGTTGACGGAATGGATGGTTACCAACTTGAGAGTGACGTGGGTCGAGCACAGCGAGCCGGGCAGTGTCGAGAAGCCGATAATTCGGGACACCCTACCGACTCTCAATTTCACTTACGCGACCGGCAGTCCATATCGCGCACGGATGAAGGCTCTCCGGATGGAGTTTCGAGCGAGCGCACCGCTGGTCTGGGAGTCGAAAGATAGTCGCGCTATTTATTAG
- a CDS encoding ImmA/IrrE family metallo-endopeptidase, translated as MAEVIGLLETSVEFPQLLLPDLPVDPNDPIEEVEIAARIARDFFELPLGPVQHVVRLAEKAGVAVVFSEPGVASIDAYSLHSSTRPVIVLNPTKDDYYRQRFDAAHELGHLIMHHDAEPGSKPAEDQANRFASEFLMPAAQIRPHLPSSTAGRGWQELAELKEHWGVSLAALLYRARSLGVMNDVSYRNAVIRMSQNGWRRAEPGRVSSLEMPSMLARAREVLLDVGVDDQQFLSGSGLSVQMYQIAAARTPLALAR; from the coding sequence GTGGCAGAAGTCATCGGGCTGCTTGAAACGTCAGTCGAGTTTCCGCAACTCCTGCTTCCGGACCTCCCCGTCGATCCAAACGACCCGATTGAAGAGGTGGAGATTGCGGCGAGAATCGCGCGCGACTTTTTCGAACTACCGTTGGGACCAGTGCAACACGTTGTAAGGCTCGCGGAGAAGGCGGGAGTTGCCGTCGTATTCAGTGAGCCTGGTGTGGCGTCTATCGACGCCTACTCGCTGCACAGCAGCACTCGTCCGGTGATAGTCCTCAATCCGACAAAGGACGACTACTACCGTCAACGCTTCGACGCCGCCCACGAGCTCGGCCACCTCATCATGCATCACGATGCCGAGCCAGGGAGCAAGCCAGCCGAGGACCAGGCAAACCGGTTCGCTTCTGAGTTCCTCATGCCAGCTGCGCAAATCCGCCCTCACCTGCCGTCTTCGACCGCGGGCAGAGGCTGGCAGGAGCTCGCGGAGTTGAAAGAGCATTGGGGCGTCAGCCTGGCCGCGCTTCTCTATCGGGCACGCTCGCTCGGTGTGATGAACGACGTCTCGTATCGAAATGCGGTGATTCGGATGTCTCAGAATGGCTGGCGGCGAGCGGAGCCTGGTCGCGTTTCGTCCCTTGAGATGCCGTCGATGCTCGCTCGAGCGAGAGAGGTCCTTCTCGATGTAGGAGTCGACGACCAGCAGTTCTTGTCCGGGTCCGGCCTATCGGTGCAGATGTACCAGATTGCGGCCGCTCGCACGCCGTTGGCGTTAGCGCGCTAG
- a CDS encoding DUF262 domain-containing protein — protein MQANTYPLSQILLPDRRYLIPTFQRDYEWTRDGQWELLFEDLAATADRLIDVRTSGATDSALLTKEASVSPHFLGAIVVASVLSPTGGITLRSVIDGQQRLTTTQLLVRGVLDVLTAEGSLKQHQLREMLFNKEYLVVTNEEKFKLWPRRNDRLVWPSAISDAIPTYEDSDHLYLQARSFFATKTLEYVVDNEAVDPLRVDALADALSTLFKLVVIDLEDNDDAQVIFEVLNGRQTPLSAIDLVKNLLFLRGELAAADVETLYDRYWAHFDETWWKEEVGRGHAQRGRRDVLLSVWLTAELGKEASVGHLYAEARAYLNDGPTTEEVLQSLAKYSTAYEAIYGHISVAEGEIQNAYERIRNLDIATAVPLLAWLRTVPLDQLASADHVRAVRAIESWALRRAFLGLQTRGYGAHLTRVLNDAKRAIDADTDVADAIIDSLQRGALAWPTDRDVVAAFRDNRFYGTIGQPRIALLLSAIDARLRETDPHQPSANIDYSKLQVEHVMPQSWETNWPVLENGRPGMEDDTDPTWLNASDERNRAVNRLGNLTLVTGSFNGHLSNDAWSVKRTEFAKQNTLVINFAVANSDSWDEGRISARAFELATVATDIWLSADALRA, from the coding sequence GTGCAAGCAAATACCTACCCGCTGAGCCAAATCCTTCTGCCGGACCGCCGGTACCTAATCCCCACATTTCAGCGCGACTATGAGTGGACTCGCGACGGACAATGGGAGCTGCTTTTTGAAGACCTTGCGGCAACAGCTGATCGTCTAATCGACGTGCGCACGAGCGGAGCGACCGACTCTGCCTTGCTAACGAAGGAAGCGAGCGTGTCGCCACACTTCCTCGGAGCGATCGTCGTCGCCTCGGTACTCTCTCCCACGGGCGGAATCACGTTGCGATCTGTCATCGACGGGCAACAGCGCCTCACCACAACTCAGTTGCTAGTCCGAGGCGTACTCGACGTACTCACAGCAGAAGGCTCTCTAAAGCAGCATCAACTTCGCGAGATGCTATTCAACAAGGAGTACCTTGTCGTGACCAACGAAGAGAAGTTCAAGCTCTGGCCGCGTCGAAACGATCGGCTCGTCTGGCCATCCGCGATCAGTGACGCAATACCAACCTACGAGGACTCGGATCACCTCTATTTGCAGGCGCGATCATTCTTCGCAACGAAGACCCTCGAGTACGTCGTCGACAACGAAGCCGTCGACCCTTTGCGCGTGGATGCCCTCGCCGACGCGCTATCCACACTCTTCAAGCTGGTCGTCATCGACCTAGAAGACAATGACGATGCCCAGGTCATCTTCGAGGTGCTGAACGGACGGCAGACGCCACTATCGGCAATAGACCTGGTGAAAAACCTCCTCTTTCTTCGAGGCGAGCTCGCCGCGGCGGACGTAGAGACGCTGTACGACAGATATTGGGCGCATTTCGACGAAACCTGGTGGAAGGAAGAAGTCGGCCGCGGCCACGCTCAACGTGGACGCCGAGACGTCCTCCTTTCCGTCTGGCTTACAGCCGAGCTGGGCAAAGAAGCAAGTGTGGGCCACCTTTACGCTGAGGCTCGTGCATACCTGAACGACGGACCGACCACAGAAGAAGTGCTCCAGAGTCTCGCGAAATACTCAACCGCGTACGAAGCGATCTACGGCCACATATCGGTGGCTGAAGGTGAAATCCAGAATGCCTACGAGCGGATACGAAACCTCGACATCGCAACGGCCGTCCCCCTCCTAGCGTGGCTACGAACGGTACCCCTTGATCAGCTTGCGTCGGCGGATCACGTGCGTGCAGTGCGTGCAATCGAGTCGTGGGCCCTCCGACGGGCATTTCTCGGTCTCCAAACACGTGGGTATGGAGCTCATTTGACGCGAGTGTTGAACGATGCAAAACGGGCCATCGATGCTGACACCGATGTTGCGGACGCGATTATCGACTCTCTTCAACGAGGCGCGCTCGCGTGGCCCACGGATCGCGATGTAGTGGCTGCTTTTAGAGACAACCGGTTCTACGGAACTATCGGACAGCCTCGAATAGCGTTGCTTTTATCGGCAATCGACGCGCGTCTTCGCGAGACGGACCCACACCAGCCGTCCGCGAACATTGACTACTCCAAACTCCAGGTGGAGCACGTGATGCCCCAGTCATGGGAAACGAATTGGCCAGTCCTAGAGAATGGACGGCCAGGGATGGAGGACGACACCGATCCGACCTGGCTCAACGCCAGCGACGAGCGCAACCGAGCAGTGAATCGCCTCGGCAACTTGACTCTCGTGACTGGATCCTTCAACGGACATCTTTCAAACGACGCGTGGTCGGTGAAGCGAACCGAGTTCGCGAAGCAGAACACGCTTGTCATCAACTTCGCTGTCGCTAATAGCGATTCGTGGGATGAAGGCCGGATCAGTGCCAGAGCGTTCGAGCTCGCAACCGTCGCGACGGATATATGGCTCTCGGCTGACGCTTTGCGCGCTTAG
- a CDS encoding TIR domain-containing protein, with protein MADALDPSLFIGSSTEGLRYAKALQAELDRSCEPSIWTQGAFNSTASTLQSLLEKAANVDFAALILTPDDLVETRNTVRQAPRDNVIFELGIFLGSIGPERVFLIVPRDTPMGLPSDLAGINQLDFRSNRQDGNLHAAMGVVATKMEPIISRLGLLHPQEIPSMAEAIESHSRRNTPAEESAALEKELDAIVKAAEAQKWVIRTRSDTAFRLVAPDGARYSFPIGQPALTRNELRPFALQLKKAGLRISSLVTNAPA; from the coding sequence TTGGCCGACGCTCTTGACCCTTCGCTATTCATCGGTTCTTCGACTGAAGGGCTGAGGTACGCCAAAGCTTTGCAGGCTGAACTCGATCGTTCGTGCGAGCCGAGCATCTGGACTCAAGGGGCCTTCAACTCGACCGCAAGCACCCTTCAATCGTTATTGGAAAAAGCCGCCAACGTGGATTTCGCGGCTCTAATACTCACGCCGGACGACCTTGTCGAAACGCGCAACACGGTGAGACAAGCGCCTAGGGACAACGTTATTTTCGAGCTGGGTATTTTCCTGGGGTCTATTGGACCCGAACGCGTATTCCTGATCGTCCCTCGCGATACGCCCATGGGCCTTCCATCTGACTTGGCTGGTATCAATCAATTGGATTTCCGCTCCAATCGGCAGGATGGCAATTTGCACGCAGCAATGGGGGTCGTCGCGACTAAAATGGAGCCCATCATCAGTCGCCTTGGCCTGCTGCATCCTCAAGAGATCCCATCTATGGCCGAGGCGATTGAAAGCCATTCTCGGCGAAACACGCCCGCCGAAGAATCGGCGGCGCTCGAAAAAGAGCTTGATGCAATAGTGAAAGCGGCTGAGGCGCAAAAATGGGTAATACGCACCCGTTCAGACACCGCCTTTCGCTTGGTAGCTCCAGATGGCGCCCGTTACAGCTTCCCGATAGGCCAACCTGCTTTGACGCGAAATGAGTTACGGCCCTTCGCCCTCCAGCTAAAGAAGGCCGGGCTGCGTATTTCCAGCTTGGTTACGAATGCTCCAGCTTGA
- a CDS encoding RNA polymerase sigma-70 factor: protein MSHAADSDLDDAVEAFQRVRRRLFGIAYRMLGSVSEAEDIVQEAWLRWQSTDRTLVRSPEAFLMTTTTRLAITAATTARVRHEVYVGPWLPEPVSTTDDPALGAESAETLAVAVLLMLERLTPTERAVYVLREAFEYPFAQIAEVLETSESNARQIGRRARLHLAEERHEPVSDSEHDRLLEALLAAMRLGDLESLEAVLAEDVVSISDGGGVVSASRRPVVGRDHVGRFLAGVVRKARAGFRIDVVKVNSRSSALISYDDEPAVVISIDGSAAGIEGIYVVANPTKLQGLGVAR from the coding sequence GTGTCACACGCAGCCGACAGCGACCTCGACGATGCGGTCGAGGCGTTCCAGAGAGTGCGCCGCCGGCTGTTCGGCATCGCCTACCGCATGCTCGGAAGCGTCTCCGAGGCGGAGGACATCGTGCAGGAGGCGTGGCTACGCTGGCAGTCGACCGACCGGACGCTGGTCCGCAGCCCCGAGGCGTTCCTGATGACGACGACCACGCGGCTCGCGATCACGGCGGCGACGACCGCACGTGTCAGGCACGAGGTGTACGTCGGGCCGTGGCTGCCCGAGCCGGTGTCGACCACTGACGATCCGGCACTCGGCGCCGAGAGTGCGGAGACGCTCGCGGTGGCGGTGCTGCTGATGCTCGAGCGTCTAACGCCGACCGAGCGCGCCGTCTACGTGCTGCGTGAAGCCTTCGAGTACCCGTTCGCGCAGATCGCCGAGGTGCTCGAGACGAGCGAGTCGAACGCGCGCCAGATCGGTCGACGCGCTCGGCTGCACCTAGCCGAGGAGCGACACGAGCCGGTGTCCGACTCCGAACACGACCGGCTGCTCGAGGCGCTTCTCGCCGCGATGCGCCTCGGCGACCTGGAATCGCTTGAGGCGGTGCTGGCTGAGGACGTCGTGTCGATCTCCGACGGGGGAGGCGTGGTCTCGGCGAGCCGCAGGCCCGTCGTCGGCCGCGACCACGTCGGCCGCTTCCTTGCCGGAGTCGTGCGGAAGGCACGGGCCGGATTCCGGATCGACGTGGTGAAGGTGAACAGCCGGTCGAGCGCGCTGATCTCCTACGACGACGAGCCGGCGGTCGTCATCTCGATCGACGGCTCGGCGGCCGGAATCGAGGGAATCTACGTCGTGGCCAACCCGACCAAGCTGCAGGGGTTGGGCGTCGCGCGATAG
- the qcrB gene encoding cytochrome bc1 complex cytochrome b subunit: MKTALTERAAAALNGSRAARVAEGLRHRAVPTHWSSMFAEVALYSLVIVFVTGIFLTFFYDPSTTMVEYDGAYVPLQGIEMSRALDSTLHVTFDVRGGLLIRQAHHWASLLLLAALGAHLLSMFFTGAFRRPRRLNWVVAFFVFVLSLVAGWTGYALPDDMLSGSGLRIVHGVILGIPVVGTWLSFLVFGGEFPSTIIATFYPAHAIVVPLLILALVVLYIARIVSQRPPQFAGPGRTDDNVVGVPVLPKYALKTGGLFFLVFALVMLISATVTINPVWNYGPSSPGDATAGSQPDWYMGFLDGALRLVPPGWEVVVFGHTLTLAVLAPLTAIGVFMLLVLVYPFAEEWITGDKREHHILDRPRNAPVRTAIGVAGVVFYVALWGAASADVAASHFRLSIEGIIHFYQALLVVGPLVGFIVTRQVALALQRKDRELVLHGVETGRIVRLQGGEYIEMHKPVGEYERWRLVDFEEQAPLKMRPDARGRVSRSQRLRVRLSRLFFEDRVAPVTRGELDGPH; encoded by the coding sequence ATGAAAACCGCCCTGACCGAGCGCGCCGCTGCGGCGCTGAACGGGTCGCGAGCGGCGCGCGTCGCCGAAGGTCTGCGCCATCGCGCGGTACCGACACACTGGTCGTCGATGTTCGCCGAGGTCGCGCTATACAGCCTCGTCATCGTCTTCGTCACGGGCATCTTCCTGACGTTCTTCTACGACCCGTCGACCACGATGGTCGAGTACGACGGCGCCTACGTGCCGCTGCAGGGCATCGAGATGTCCCGCGCGCTCGACTCGACGTTGCACGTCACCTTCGACGTGCGCGGCGGACTGCTCATCCGGCAGGCTCACCACTGGGCGTCGCTGCTGCTGCTCGCCGCCCTCGGCGCACACCTCCTGAGCATGTTCTTCACCGGGGCGTTCCGCAGGCCGCGCCGGCTGAACTGGGTGGTCGCGTTCTTCGTTTTCGTGCTGAGCCTGGTCGCGGGTTGGACGGGCTACGCCCTCCCCGACGACATGCTCTCCGGCAGCGGGCTGCGTATCGTGCACGGCGTCATCCTGGGCATTCCCGTCGTCGGCACTTGGTTGTCGTTCCTCGTGTTCGGCGGCGAATTCCCGAGCACGATCATTGCGACCTTCTACCCCGCGCACGCGATCGTCGTGCCGCTGCTGATCCTGGCCCTCGTTGTGCTCTACATCGCGCGGATCGTCTCGCAGCGACCTCCGCAGTTCGCGGGCCCCGGCCGCACGGACGACAACGTCGTCGGGGTTCCCGTGCTGCCCAAGTACGCCCTGAAGACCGGCGGACTGTTCTTCCTCGTCTTCGCGCTCGTGATGCTCATTTCTGCAACCGTCACGATCAACCCGGTCTGGAACTACGGGCCGTCTTCGCCGGGCGACGCCACCGCGGGCAGCCAGCCCGACTGGTACATGGGCTTCCTCGACGGTGCTTTGCGCCTCGTGCCGCCGGGATGGGAGGTGGTGGTGTTCGGCCACACCCTCACGCTCGCCGTGCTCGCACCATTGACCGCCATCGGTGTCTTTATGCTGCTCGTGCTCGTCTACCCCTTCGCGGAGGAGTGGATCACGGGAGACAAGCGCGAGCATCACATCCTCGATCGCCCCCGCAACGCGCCCGTGCGCACCGCCATCGGTGTCGCCGGCGTGGTCTTCTACGTCGCCCTGTGGGGTGCGGCGAGTGCCGACGTCGCCGCCTCGCACTTCAGGTTGTCGATCGAGGGCATCATCCACTTCTATCAAGCGTTGCTCGTCGTGGGTCCCCTCGTCGGCTTCATCGTCACGCGTCAGGTGGCCCTCGCGCTGCAGCGCAAGGACCGCGAGCTCGTACTTCACGGCGTCGAGACGGGACGCATCGTGCGCCTCCAGGGAGGCGAATACATCGAGATGCACAAGCCCGTCGGCGAATACGAGCGGTGGCGCCTCGTCGATTTCGAGGAGCAGGCTCCCCTGAAGATGCGACCGGATGCTCGCGGCCGGGTCTCGAGATCGCAGCGGCTTCGCGTGCGGTTGTCCCGGCTGTTCTTCGAGGACCGGGTGGCGCCGGTGACCCGCGGAGAACTGGACGGGCCCCACTAG
- a CDS encoding NAD(P)/FAD-dependent oxidoreductase gives MRRIVIVGGGYAGFYTAWNLEKRLRHGEAEVVVIDPLPYMTYQPFLPEVMAGSVEPRHALVSPRRHLHRTELLSATVTRVDHARKTVTVQPAVGDEYDLDYDIVVVTAGAVTRTFPIPGVKSEAIGLKTIEEAVAVRDRLLANFDRAAALQPGPDRQRLLTATFVGGGFAGVEGFGELLSLATALLGSYPELSFDELDFRLVEATGRILPEVSEKTGRWVVESLEDRGGRVHLNTQLVSAVDGHVALSTGEEFDSDLIVWTAGTAANPVVARHTDLPVDDRGSLVVKADLRVRDAGKIVVDAWGAGDNAAVPDVSRTAAQSTTVPNAQHAVRQGKRLAKNLVASLRGELPHDYVHANLGVVATLGLYTGVFQSGPFVVKGFPAWVMHRGYHVLAIPTWERKVRVLAAWILSLVLGRDIVSLEQTQHPRDAFERVGARR, from the coding sequence ATGCGAAGAATTGTGATTGTCGGCGGTGGCTACGCCGGCTTCTACACGGCCTGGAATCTCGAGAAGCGCCTGCGGCACGGCGAGGCGGAGGTCGTGGTCATCGACCCGCTTCCGTACATGACCTACCAGCCGTTTCTGCCGGAGGTGATGGCCGGGTCGGTCGAACCGCGACACGCGCTCGTGTCGCCGCGGCGCCACCTGCACCGCACCGAGTTGCTCAGTGCGACGGTCACCCGCGTCGATCACGCCCGCAAGACCGTCACGGTGCAGCCGGCCGTGGGCGACGAGTACGACCTGGACTACGACATCGTGGTAGTCACGGCCGGAGCCGTCACACGCACGTTCCCGATTCCCGGCGTGAAGAGCGAGGCGATCGGGCTCAAGACGATCGAGGAGGCCGTCGCGGTGCGCGACCGGCTGCTCGCCAACTTCGACCGCGCCGCGGCTCTGCAGCCAGGACCGGATCGCCAGCGCCTGCTCACCGCGACGTTCGTCGGCGGCGGGTTCGCCGGTGTCGAGGGGTTCGGCGAATTGCTGTCCCTCGCCACCGCTCTACTCGGCTCGTACCCCGAGCTGAGTTTCGACGAGCTCGACTTCAGGCTCGTCGAAGCGACGGGTCGCATCCTGCCCGAGGTCTCGGAGAAAACCGGACGGTGGGTCGTCGAATCGCTCGAGGACCGTGGCGGTCGCGTGCACCTGAACACCCAGTTGGTTTCCGCGGTCGACGGCCACGTGGCGCTCTCGACGGGCGAGGAGTTCGACTCCGACCTCATCGTCTGGACGGCGGGAACAGCGGCCAATCCGGTCGTCGCCAGACACACCGACCTGCCCGTCGACGACCGCGGGAGCCTCGTCGTCAAGGCCGACCTGCGCGTGCGTGACGCGGGCAAGATCGTCGTGGACGCATGGGGTGCCGGCGACAACGCCGCGGTGCCCGACGTGAGCCGCACCGCCGCCCAGTCGACGACCGTGCCGAACGCCCAGCACGCCGTGCGGCAGGGCAAGCGGCTGGCGAAGAACCTCGTGGCGAGCCTGCGTGGCGAGCTGCCCCACGACTACGTGCACGCCAACCTCGGCGTCGTGGCGACGCTCGGACTGTACACGGGGGTGTTCCAGTCCGGCCCGTTCGTCGTGAAGGGCTTCCCCGCCTGGGTCATGCACCGCGGATACCACGTGCTCGCCATCCCGACCTGGGAGCGCAAGGTGCGCGTGCTCGCTGCCTGGATCCTCTCCCTCGTGCTCGGGCGCGACATCGTCTCGCTCGAGCAGACGCAGCACCCGCGTGACGCGTTCGAGCGGGTCGGCGCACGGCGATGA
- a CDS encoding helix-turn-helix transcriptional regulator, with product MDRAPLADFLRSRRAGLRPEDVGLAEGARRLVPGLRREEVAALAGMSTDYYVRLEQSRGPQPSEQMLSALARAMRLSNDERDYLYRLAGHNAPPRTPLDTHVSPALLRVFDRLEETPAFVLSSLGETLAQNRLGAALLGDHSRFTGLARSGVYRWFTDPSERQIYPVDDRAKQGRLQVAGLRAAFGTAGPRSRAGTLVRELRKVSPEFAEVWDLQDVATRFSDHKTLIHPELGLIELDCQALFTEDQGQTLLVLTAAPRSEAAEKLALLAVVGQQRFAEA from the coding sequence ATGGACCGCGCACCCCTCGCCGACTTTCTCCGCTCACGCCGTGCCGGCCTCCGTCCCGAAGACGTGGGGCTCGCCGAGGGCGCCCGTCGGCTCGTGCCCGGCCTGCGCCGCGAAGAGGTCGCCGCACTCGCGGGCATGTCCACCGACTACTACGTGCGCCTCGAACAGTCCCGCGGTCCGCAGCCGTCGGAGCAGATGCTGTCGGCGCTCGCCCGGGCGATGCGGCTGAGCAACGACGAGCGGGACTACCTGTACCGCCTCGCCGGGCACAACGCTCCCCCGCGCACACCGCTCGACACCCACGTCTCCCCCGCACTACTGCGCGTGTTCGACCGCCTCGAGGAGACGCCTGCCTTCGTGCTCTCCAGCCTCGGCGAGACCCTCGCGCAGAACCGTCTGGGAGCCGCGTTGCTCGGCGACCACTCCCGCTTCACGGGTCTCGCGCGCAGCGGCGTCTACCGGTGGTTCACCGACCCGTCAGAGCGGCAGATCTATCCCGTCGACGACCGCGCCAAGCAGGGCCGCCTGCAGGTGGCCGGCCTCCGTGCCGCGTTCGGAACGGCGGGGCCGCGATCGCGGGCCGGCACGCTGGTTCGGGAGCTGCGCAAGGTGAGCCCCGAGTTCGCGGAGGTCTGGGACTTGCAGGATGTCGCGACGCGGTTCAGCGACCACAAGACGCTGATCCACCCCGAGTTGGGGCTCATCGAACTCGACTGCCAGGCACTGTTCACCGAGGATCAAGGTCAGACGCTGCTCGTACTCACGGCCGCGCCGCGCAGCGAGGCCGCGGAGAAGTTGGCGCTGCTGGCCGTCGTCGGGCAGCAGCGGTTCGCCGAGGCCTGA